One window of the Shewanella litorisediminis genome contains the following:
- the gspK gene encoding type II secretion system minor pseudopilin GspK — MNKQRGVALIVVLLIIAIVAVIASNVTARNQISMRRTMNLAQYDQGYWYALSAEELARKVLKQDLDDSEGKVHLQQYWALANVVFPVQGGEIAGKISDMRACFNLNALSVASKEVENGQPQLPLAAKQFKALLVALGVDDFGAERLTHTLKDYLDEDTVTSPFGAEDAEYESRPSPYRAANTLMNHKSELRAVIGFNEEVYRNLSPYVCAIPGNDRQLLNVNTLKVEQAALLVGMLDGQVSVGEAESIINQRPSEGFDNLDEFWQLTGAKPDDKLKSSIVLDSKFFLLEAGSKLDDRIFRLDSVLARTGGNQMDTLTRQYGGQQ, encoded by the coding sequence ATGAACAAACAGCGTGGTGTCGCTCTTATTGTCGTTTTGCTGATCATTGCCATCGTGGCCGTGATAGCCTCCAACGTGACGGCGCGTAACCAAATCAGCATGCGCCGCACCATGAATCTGGCCCAGTACGATCAAGGATACTGGTATGCGCTGTCGGCTGAAGAGTTGGCCCGTAAGGTGCTGAAACAGGATTTGGACGACAGCGAAGGCAAGGTGCATCTTCAGCAGTACTGGGCGCTGGCCAATGTAGTTTTTCCGGTGCAGGGCGGTGAAATCGCCGGCAAGATTTCAGATATGCGGGCCTGCTTCAATCTCAACGCCCTGTCTGTGGCGTCAAAAGAGGTCGAAAACGGGCAACCACAGTTGCCCCTGGCGGCCAAGCAGTTTAAGGCCTTGCTGGTTGCACTGGGAGTGGATGATTTTGGTGCCGAGCGCCTGACTCATACCCTGAAAGATTATTTGGATGAAGACACTGTTACCAGCCCCTTCGGTGCTGAGGATGCAGAGTATGAATCCCGGCCTTCGCCTTACCGCGCGGCCAATACCCTGATGAACCACAAGAGTGAACTCAGGGCGGTGATTGGATTTAACGAAGAGGTGTATCGCAATCTGTCACCCTATGTGTGTGCCATTCCCGGAAATGACAGGCAATTGCTGAACGTTAATACCCTCAAGGTGGAGCAGGCAGCACTCCTGGTGGGAATGCTCGATGGACAGGTCAGTGTGGGCGAGGCCGAAAGCATTATTAATCAGCGGCCATCGGAAGGTTTCGATAATCTGGATGAGTTCTGGCAGTTGACCGGCGCCAAACCCGACGACAAGCTCAAGTCCAGCATAGTGCTCGACAGTAAGTTCTTTTTACTGGAAGCCGGGTCAAAATTGGATGACCGGATTTTCAGGCTCGACAGCGTGCTGGCCCGCACCGGTGGTAACCAGATGGACACCCTGACACGCCAATATGGCGGCCAGCAGTAG
- the gspH gene encoding type II secretion system minor pseudopilin GspH, whose amino-acid sequence MRQRGFTLIEVLLVVLLMGIAAAAVTLSLPGSGVKPVLDKAASQFLVATDLIRDEAVLSGQFLGVVVDEDNYQYVVLHEGKWHKLENDRLLAARNMEPGVRMSLVVEGLPLDQEEEDESWFDEPFIDEPTAEQKAKNPEPQILVFPSGEMTAFELTFLGRDDLGQEVDVLISGDALGRLKLGRGDDETP is encoded by the coding sequence GTGAGACAACGCGGTTTTACCCTGATAGAAGTCTTGCTGGTGGTGCTGCTGATGGGCATCGCTGCGGCTGCGGTTACCCTGAGTTTACCGGGTTCCGGGGTAAAGCCTGTGTTGGATAAGGCCGCGAGTCAGTTTCTCGTGGCCACAGATTTGATTCGGGATGAGGCCGTGCTCAGCGGCCAGTTTCTCGGAGTGGTTGTCGATGAAGATAACTACCAGTATGTGGTGCTCCATGAAGGCAAGTGGCACAAACTCGAAAACGACCGCTTACTGGCCGCCAGGAACATGGAGCCCGGCGTTCGTATGAGCCTTGTGGTAGAGGGCTTGCCGCTGGATCAGGAAGAGGAAGACGAGTCCTGGTTCGATGAGCCTTTTATCGATGAACCCACGGCTGAGCAAAAAGCCAAAAACCCCGAACCGCAGATATTGGTATTCCCCAGCGGCGAGATGACCGCCTTTGAACTGACCTTTCTTGGCCGTGATGATTTGGGCCAGGAGGTGGACGTGCTGATAAGTGGTGATGCCTTGGGTCGACTCAAGCTGGGAAGGGGGGATGATGAAACCCCTTAA
- the nudE gene encoding ADP compounds hydrolase NudE — translation MGERRQKPEILHTEVVAKSRLFQIEQVHLRFANQVERYYERMKGSNRGAVMVVPVRGEHLLLAREYAAGTDNYELGFPKGLVDPGELPAEAANRELQEEIGFAARKLTLLKELSLAPGYFSSKMQIFLAEDLYESCLEGDEPEPIEVVPWPLEDWQQLLELNDFSESRSVSALFLAQKHLNLK, via the coding sequence ATGGGAGAGCGGCGCCAGAAGCCGGAAATACTGCACACTGAGGTCGTGGCCAAAAGCCGCTTATTTCAGATAGAGCAGGTGCATCTGCGCTTTGCCAATCAGGTAGAACGCTACTATGAGCGCATGAAGGGCTCGAATCGTGGCGCTGTCATGGTTGTGCCCGTGCGAGGTGAGCACTTGTTGCTGGCTCGGGAGTATGCCGCCGGCACTGACAACTATGAGCTGGGCTTTCCCAAGGGTTTGGTGGATCCGGGCGAATTGCCCGCCGAGGCCGCCAACCGGGAATTGCAGGAAGAAATTGGCTTTGCAGCCCGTAAACTTACCCTGCTTAAGGAGTTGAGTCTTGCGCCGGGATATTTTTCCAGCAAGATGCAGATTTTTCTGGCCGAAGATCTCTACGAAAGTTGCCTCGAAGGTGATGAACCCGAGCCGATTGAGGTAGTGCCATGGCCTCTCGAGGATTGGCAACAGCTTCTTGAACTTAATGATTTTTCTGAATCCCGCAGCGTCAGTGCTTTGTTTTTGGCACAAAAGCATCTAAACCTTAAATAA
- a CDS encoding MFS transporter, with protein sequence MIFSRRFLPYFLTQCLGALNDNIYKNVLLLLVAYSQVDKLPMDPNLFVNLAAGVFILPFFLFSAHAGGIADSMDKAKLIRRLKLLELGIMSCAAVALVSEHYLAMLLLLFMTGSQSAYFGPVKYSLLPQALKEDELVSGNAWVEMGTFLSILVGTLSAGLLVASEGATWLAAITVATLSLAGYLSSRAIPALPPQGKVHKIQFAPLSGTWRSVQRVRRSPTIWMAILAISWFWFLGATYLTQFPNFAREHLHGDATVVSVLLALFSIGIAVGSFVCERISFGRVELGVLPFGVAGLTLFGVDMLFALPGLSAPLTLYGAAEFVQLSAHWRLMFDLFMVGVSGGLFIVPLYAFIQTRAARGECARAIAANNIVNALFMVVSALLSMLLLGLVGLGIPELFLLLALMNAVVAFYVYRQVPEFAQRFISYLLSHLMYRVTIKGRHFIPKEGAALMVCNHVSYVDALLLLGASTRPVRFVMDKSISEMPLLKYLFRHAGVIPICSPKQCEATYNAAFERIDEALMDGELVCIFPEGRLSPDGALGEFRPGVEKILTRRPVPVIPMALKGLWGSFFSHKDGHALTSRPKRFWSKVEIEIAPALDGNKTDRHQLQNQVAQLLAGT encoded by the coding sequence ATGATATTCAGTCGCCGATTTTTGCCCTATTTTTTGACCCAGTGCCTGGGGGCGCTCAACGACAACATATACAAGAATGTGCTCTTGCTGCTGGTGGCCTACAGTCAGGTCGACAAGTTGCCCATGGACCCCAACTTGTTTGTAAACTTGGCCGCCGGGGTGTTTATTCTGCCGTTTTTCCTGTTTTCGGCCCACGCCGGTGGTATCGCAGACAGCATGGACAAGGCGAAGCTTATCCGCAGGCTTAAGCTGCTGGAGCTGGGTATTATGTCCTGTGCTGCGGTGGCGCTGGTCAGCGAGCATTATCTTGCCATGCTTCTGCTGTTGTTTATGACCGGTAGCCAGTCGGCCTATTTTGGTCCTGTGAAATACTCCCTGTTGCCTCAGGCGCTGAAAGAAGATGAGCTGGTGAGCGGTAACGCCTGGGTTGAAATGGGCACCTTTTTATCCATTCTGGTGGGCACCCTGAGCGCGGGATTGCTGGTTGCCAGTGAAGGTGCCACCTGGCTTGCTGCCATCACAGTGGCAACCCTCTCACTGGCGGGCTATCTCAGCAGTCGCGCCATTCCGGCACTGCCACCCCAGGGCAAGGTTCACAAGATACAGTTTGCCCCTCTGTCGGGCACCTGGCGTAGCGTACAGCGGGTAAGGCGCAGTCCCACCATTTGGATGGCGATTCTGGCCATCAGTTGGTTTTGGTTTCTGGGAGCCACTTACCTGACCCAGTTCCCCAATTTTGCCCGTGAACACCTCCATGGCGATGCCACCGTGGTCTCTGTACTGCTCGCCCTCTTTTCCATTGGCATAGCAGTGGGTTCTTTTGTGTGCGAGCGCATATCCTTTGGCCGGGTAGAGTTGGGGGTCTTACCCTTCGGTGTGGCCGGTTTAACCCTGTTTGGGGTAGATATGCTGTTTGCCCTGCCGGGCCTGTCAGCACCTCTGACGCTCTATGGTGCAGCCGAGTTTGTACAGCTGAGTGCCCACTGGCGTCTGATGTTCGATCTCTTTATGGTGGGGGTGAGCGGAGGCCTCTTTATCGTGCCTCTGTACGCCTTCATCCAGACCCGTGCGGCCAGGGGCGAGTGTGCCCGCGCCATTGCGGCAAACAACATAGTCAATGCCCTCTTTATGGTGGTGTCGGCGCTGCTTTCCATGTTGCTGCTTGGCCTGGTTGGGCTGGGTATACCCGAGCTGTTTTTGCTGCTGGCACTGATGAATGCCGTGGTGGCCTTTTATGTCTATCGCCAGGTGCCTGAATTTGCGCAGCGTTTTATCTCTTACTTGCTGAGTCATTTGATGTATCGGGTGACTATCAAGGGGCGGCATTTTATTCCCAAAGAAGGGGCGGCGCTGATGGTGTGTAATCACGTCAGTTATGTCGATGCCTTACTGCTGCTCGGGGCATCAACCCGACCGGTGCGCTTTGTGATGGACAAGAGCATCAGTGAAATGCCGCTGCTGAAGTACTTGTTCCGTCATGCCGGCGTTATCCCTATCTGTTCCCCAAAACAATGTGAGGCCACCTATAACGCCGCTTTTGAACGCATTGATGAGGCACTGATGGATGGGGAGTTGGTGTGCATTTTCCCCGAAGGACGATTGTCACCGGATGGGGCCTTGGGCGAGTTCCGGCCTGGGGTTGAGAAAATCCTCACCCGCCGACCTGTACCTGTCATCCCCATGGCACTTAAGGGTTTATGGGGTTCTTTCTTCAGCCATAAGGATGGCCATGCCCTGACATCGCGTCCAAAGCGATTCTGGTCAAAGGTTGAAATTGAAATCGCGCCGGCCTTAGATGGCAATAAGACAGATCGCCATCAGTTGCAAAACCAGGTGGCTCAATTGCTGGCCGGGACTTAA
- the gspJ gene encoding type II secretion system minor pseudopilin GspJ — protein sequence MSSRENKPQRGFTLIEMLLAIAIFALLGLAANAVLGTVLKNDEVTQDFSNRLRYLQQGFGAIERDLGQMVARTPRLLEGGRGTTVLQSGSDMLDSESEALSFFRIGWLNPDGKLPRGSVQSVAYVVVEGKLERWYYPYPEPEFGAQPLKTVLFDKVLSVEYAFFVGDKWEKRIEATTLPEAIAMEVELEGIGKIQRKFLLPKGSMPKSDDDEDKDKDNGTGPGDGSGNEAGNGSGEDKGNGNADESEDDTGRQGREDI from the coding sequence ATGTCTTCAAGAGAGAATAAGCCTCAGCGGGGATTTACCCTGATTGAGATGCTGCTGGCCATTGCCATTTTTGCCTTGCTGGGGCTGGCGGCCAATGCGGTGCTGGGGACTGTGCTGAAAAATGATGAAGTGACCCAGGACTTCAGCAACAGACTGCGTTACCTGCAACAGGGATTTGGCGCGATTGAGCGTGATTTGGGCCAAATGGTGGCCCGCACCCCGAGACTGCTGGAAGGCGGACGTGGTACCACAGTGCTTCAATCGGGCAGCGATATGCTGGACAGCGAGAGTGAGGCTTTATCCTTTTTTCGTATCGGTTGGCTCAACCCCGATGGCAAGTTGCCCAGGGGCAGTGTGCAGTCGGTGGCCTATGTGGTTGTTGAGGGTAAGCTGGAGCGTTGGTACTACCCTTATCCTGAGCCAGAGTTTGGGGCGCAGCCGCTGAAAACCGTGCTCTTTGACAAGGTATTGTCGGTGGAATACGCCTTCTTCGTTGGCGATAAATGGGAAAAGCGCATCGAGGCGACCACTCTGCCGGAAGCCATCGCCATGGAAGTGGAACTTGAGGGCATAGGCAAAATCCAGCGTAAATTTTTACTGCCAAAAGGCAGCATGCCCAAGTCAGATGATGACGAGGACAAAGATAAGGATAATGGCACAGGCCCCGGTGATGGTTCGGGCAATGAGGCTGGTAATGGCTCCGGCGAAGACAAAGGCAACGGCAATGCGGATGAGTCGGAAGATGACACTGGCCGCCAGGGCAGGGAGGACATCTGA
- the cysQ gene encoding 3'(2'),5'-bisphosphate nucleotidase CysQ: MKPEHLVDEAIAIATQAGNKIREIYLAGDFERIVKSDNTPVTSADLAANQIIMDGLRQLTPHIPILSEEAADIPLSDRAHWPCYWLVDPLDGTGEFIAGSGDFSVIIALVEHNRPVMGVVYVPMTGVCYYAVAGLGAYKRSGGMEVRITSRQLPSGVVPSLRLAVSRRQDPQSVLKLFHHPRHCELVVMGGAALKSCLVAEGRADCYVRVGPTGEWDTGAAQIIIEEAGGQLMDIELQPLSYNERDTFENPNFVVVGSPNLDWDKILVGE, encoded by the coding sequence ATGAAGCCAGAACACTTGGTCGATGAGGCAATTGCCATCGCGACCCAGGCAGGTAACAAGATCCGTGAAATTTACCTGGCCGGTGATTTTGAGCGGATAGTGAAATCAGACAATACCCCTGTGACTTCTGCCGATCTTGCCGCCAATCAAATCATCATGGATGGGCTCAGGCAACTGACGCCGCACATCCCGATTTTATCGGAAGAGGCCGCCGATATTCCGCTATCTGACCGAGCCCACTGGCCTTGCTATTGGCTGGTTGATCCCCTCGATGGCACCGGTGAGTTTATTGCTGGCAGTGGCGATTTTTCTGTCATTATCGCGCTGGTGGAACATAACCGTCCTGTGATGGGAGTGGTGTATGTGCCCATGACGGGAGTGTGTTACTACGCGGTGGCGGGCCTTGGCGCTTACAAGCGCAGTGGTGGCATGGAAGTCAGGATCACCAGTCGTCAGCTGCCTTCCGGCGTTGTCCCTTCGCTGCGACTTGCCGTCAGCCGTCGTCAGGATCCTCAATCGGTATTGAAGCTCTTTCATCACCCCCGCCATTGTGAGCTGGTGGTGATGGGCGGCGCAGCCCTGAAAAGCTGTCTGGTGGCAGAAGGCCGTGCCGATTGTTATGTCCGGGTGGGACCCACAGGTGAGTGGGACACAGGGGCGGCGCAGATCATTATCGAAGAGGCCGGCGGCCAATTGATGGATATAGAGCTGCAACCCCTCAGCTATAACGAACGTGACACCTTTGAAAATCCCAATTTTGTGGTGGTAGGTTCGCCCAATCTCGATTGGGACAAGATTCTTGTTGGTGAATAA
- a CDS encoding type II secretion system protein M, with protein MDKLKTWWDGLATREQQLVGAGGFMLAIAVFYFGIWSPISSAEEAALGRLKAQQQTLSYVKDTANRLAGLRQSGSRPQLTGSITNVVNQTASRYGLTITRMQPQGNKIQLWMDDVPFDALLGYLGDLVQQKGLSLELLDVGETDTPGMVKVRRIQLAQ; from the coding sequence ATGGACAAGCTGAAAACCTGGTGGGATGGACTGGCGACCCGTGAGCAGCAGTTGGTGGGCGCGGGCGGATTCATGCTCGCTATCGCCGTGTTTTATTTTGGCATCTGGAGCCCAATCTCGAGTGCAGAAGAGGCGGCTCTGGGGCGGCTTAAAGCGCAGCAGCAGACACTGAGCTATGTGAAGGACACGGCCAACCGTCTTGCCGGTTTGCGCCAAAGTGGCAGTCGTCCTCAACTGACAGGCAGTATCACCAATGTAGTGAACCAAACAGCCAGCCGTTATGGGCTGACCATTACCCGGATGCAGCCACAGGGAAATAAAATACAGCTGTGGATGGACGATGTGCCCTTCGATGCCTTACTGGGTTATTTGGGCGATCTGGTGCAGCAAAAAGGCCTGTCGCTGGAGCTGCTGGATGTGGGGGAAACCGACACTCCCGGCATGGTAAAGGTTCGTCGTATTCAATTGGCCCAGTAA
- a CDS encoding GNAT family N-acetyltransferase, translating to MNNILQIQSLCARDWQDAYDVERTCFGSHAYPDFFFRQAVDAWPDGLIGAFIDGELVGYALCVPGKEPTIGWILSVAVLDSHRGCGVGKALMNQCLSLGFASLKLTVAPDNPARHLYFKLGFQQQAFERDYFGPGEDRLLLVR from the coding sequence GTGAATAATATTTTGCAAATTCAATCTCTCTGTGCGCGCGACTGGCAGGATGCCTATGATGTCGAACGTACCTGTTTTGGTTCTCACGCCTATCCCGACTTCTTCTTTCGCCAGGCGGTGGATGCCTGGCCCGATGGTTTGATTGGCGCCTTTATCGACGGTGAGCTGGTGGGGTACGCCCTGTGCGTCCCCGGGAAAGAGCCCACTATCGGCTGGATCCTCTCTGTTGCCGTGCTCGACTCCCATCGAGGCTGTGGTGTGGGTAAAGCGCTGATGAACCAATGCTTGTCGTTGGGGTTTGCCAGCCTCAAGCTCACGGTGGCACCGGACAATCCTGCCAGACACCTCTACTTCAAACTTGGCTTTCAGCAACAGGCATTCGAGCGGGATTATTTTGGTCCCGGTGAAGACAGGTTGCTGCTTGTGCGTTGA
- the gspI gene encoding type II secretion system minor pseudopilin GspI, whose protein sequence is MKSRGMTLLEVMMALVIFSIAAISLTKSMSEMMGNLPILEERTLAQWVADNQMVDARLEKGFPSIGKKDGEVELAGRTWYWRKEVVKTTDDNFRMIRIKVSDDDRYSRTLAEISSYVFKRE, encoded by the coding sequence ATGAAATCGCGGGGCATGACGCTGCTGGAAGTCATGATGGCGCTGGTTATTTTCTCCATTGCCGCCATTTCACTGACCAAAAGCATGAGCGAGATGATGGGCAACTTGCCCATCCTCGAAGAGCGCACCCTGGCTCAATGGGTCGCCGATAATCAGATGGTGGATGCCAGGCTGGAAAAAGGTTTTCCCTCCATCGGTAAAAAAGACGGTGAAGTGGAGCTGGCCGGACGTACCTGGTACTGGCGCAAAGAGGTGGTGAAAACCACCGACGATAATTTTCGCATGATCCGCATCAAGGTCAGCGACGATGACAGATATTCACGGACCCTGGCCGAGATAAGCAGTTATGTCTTCAAGAGAGAATAA
- the yrfG gene encoding GMP/IMP nucleotidase: protein MFPWDRIDTVLLDMDGTLLDLHFDNHFWLSLVPGTLSRLHGISSEAAAIHVRAAYDKVAGTLEWYCLDYWERELGLDIMALHRTLVDRIQLRQDSMPFLNALKNAGKRRILLTNAHPNSLALKLEHTELATGLDEMLSSHQTGYPKESPLFWQAVFSRFELDPKRCLFIDDSEAILTAAKHAGVGFQLGINNPDSRQPNKIFNDFPAIHDYRMLLKELQRIN, encoded by the coding sequence ATGTTTCCCTGGGACCGAATTGACACAGTACTGCTCGACATGGACGGCACCTTGCTCGACCTGCATTTTGACAACCACTTTTGGTTATCACTGGTCCCCGGCACACTGAGCCGCCTGCACGGCATCAGCAGCGAGGCCGCAGCCATCCATGTCAGAGCAGCATACGACAAGGTAGCAGGCACTCTGGAATGGTATTGCCTCGACTATTGGGAGCGGGAACTCGGTTTGGATATCATGGCCCTGCACCGCACCCTGGTAGACCGCATACAACTGCGACAGGACAGCATGCCCTTTCTGAATGCGCTCAAAAACGCCGGGAAACGCCGTATCCTGCTCACCAACGCCCACCCGAACAGTCTGGCATTGAAGCTCGAACATACCGAACTGGCGACAGGTTTGGATGAGATGCTGTCCAGCCATCAAACCGGCTATCCGAAAGAGTCGCCGCTATTCTGGCAAGCGGTATTTTCCCGTTTCGAACTCGACCCCAAGCGATGTCTCTTTATCGACGACAGTGAAGCAATACTCACTGCTGCCAAGCATGCCGGTGTGGGCTTTCAGCTTGGGATCAATAATCCCGACAGCAGGCAGCCCAATAAAATCTTCAATGACTTCCCTGCCATCCATGACTACCGGATGTTATTGAAAGAGCTGCAGCGTATAAATTAG
- a CDS encoding type II secretion system protein N, whose translation MFKKIVIGVLLYLVFMIALLPASLVVAIAPLPQGISIGGVTGTLWQGEAATVQVKDRQLEQVKWDIHALKLLTGALVADVQIGGRASALQMKGELGWSFSGARVANLKLDTGHGFLLGNTKLPFGAKVQGDVSLMLAEYRQGQPLCDALTGKVFIQNANLNNQFGEYPLGSAELNLTCDAGQVQLMAMEDKNQLGLTGTVLLADQGKLVVKAKIRETDFQTEDMKKALAFLGRKDAEGYYPLVWQGKVPGL comes from the coding sequence GTGTTTAAAAAGATAGTTATTGGCGTACTCCTCTATCTGGTATTTATGATTGCACTGCTGCCGGCCTCACTGGTGGTGGCCATCGCACCCCTGCCTCAGGGGATCAGTATTGGCGGTGTAACAGGCACCCTGTGGCAGGGTGAAGCGGCCACGGTACAGGTCAAAGACCGGCAGCTTGAGCAGGTTAAATGGGATATACATGCCCTTAAGTTGCTCACAGGTGCCCTGGTGGCCGATGTGCAGATAGGCGGCCGGGCATCAGCGCTGCAGATGAAAGGCGAGCTTGGCTGGTCTTTTTCCGGTGCACGGGTTGCCAACCTTAAACTGGATACCGGGCATGGATTTTTGCTGGGTAACACCAAGCTGCCTTTTGGTGCCAAGGTGCAGGGTGATGTCAGCCTGATGTTGGCTGAGTATCGCCAGGGTCAGCCTTTGTGCGACGCCCTCACTGGCAAGGTATTTATTCAAAACGCCAATCTTAACAACCAATTTGGTGAGTATCCCCTTGGCAGCGCTGAGCTGAATCTGACCTGCGATGCCGGACAGGTGCAACTGATGGCCATGGAAGATAAAAACCAGCTGGGTCTGACTGGCACTGTGCTGCTGGCTGACCAGGGTAAACTGGTAGTGAAGGCGAAAATCCGCGAAACCGATTTTCAGACTGAAGATATGAAAAAGGCACTGGCGTTCCTTGGCCGAAAAGATGCAGAGGGTTACTACCCGCTGGTGTGGCAGGGAAAGGTGCCCGGCCTCTGA
- a CDS encoding TetR/AcrR family transcriptional regulator, whose translation MARRKEHSHEQIREMAINEVERWLEAEPLQDLSLRKVAQRIGYAPSTLVKVFGSYPCLLLAVAGRSLEVLDNIFARHLANSQSHNVQGSKPHLDASQAKAALNAMAQSYGQFALSSPGRFSLVFELKLPAEAPLPSEHCALIESLLHRPESCLSAMFPSLGASQLRYQTRLLWAALHGLVALSLQDKLFLLEHSLAELLTVQLGNQLHAISVLDALHTEVKP comes from the coding sequence ATGGCAAGGCGCAAGGAACACAGCCATGAGCAAATCCGCGAGATGGCAATTAATGAGGTAGAGCGCTGGTTGGAGGCTGAGCCCCTGCAGGATCTCAGTCTTCGCAAGGTGGCTCAGCGAATAGGTTATGCCCCCAGTACTCTGGTGAAGGTATTCGGCAGTTACCCCTGTTTGCTGCTCGCCGTTGCCGGGCGCTCGCTTGAAGTGCTGGACAATATCTTTGCCAGGCACTTGGCCAATAGCCAATCCCACAACGTCCAGGGCTCCAAGCCCCACTTGGATGCATCACAGGCGAAAGCGGCACTCAATGCGATGGCGCAGAGTTACGGGCAGTTTGCCCTGTCCTCACCGGGGCGTTTTTCTCTGGTGTTTGAGCTGAAATTGCCCGCCGAAGCGCCACTGCCTTCGGAGCACTGCGCCCTGATAGAATCCCTGTTGCACCGACCAGAATCTTGCTTAAGTGCCATGTTTCCTTCGCTGGGTGCATCCCAGCTCAGATATCAAACCCGCCTCCTGTGGGCTGCGCTTCATGGTCTCGTCGCCTTGTCGCTGCAGGACAAGCTGTTTTTGCTCGAACATTCGTTGGCCGAACTCCTGACGGTTCAGCTTGGAAACCAATTGCACGCGATTTCTGTGCTCGATGCCCTGCACACGGAGGTGAAGCCATGA
- the gspL gene encoding type II secretion system protein GspL: MSERLFIRLGTKAQDSCSWLIWSEQEQEIIASGELPGAESLASLTERAGNRPVDILVPASSMTLTEIHLPEKGQRQALKALPFMLEENIAQDVDDMHFVVGSRDGERLSVAAVAHEQMQTWLGWLADAGLKARKLVPDCLALPLESCEWAAMLMGQELLVRTGKGSGLNLPQDWLPVALPMMLADKAAAPTVATYNDMNIPGADVRPQTLDLPMLVLARGVLQAPMNLLTGSYKPKRELSKHLLQWKNALIVVAVALLLSLVDKGLTIYQVGNQADVLKAESEAIYRQVVPGSSRIVNLRSQLDNEVRKLSGSGSGAEFFSMLQRLKTSFSDVPELKPNSLRFDSARSEIRMQVTAKDYAQIEKFKELVGKDFELEAGAMNSSDEAVTSTLTLRSR; encoded by the coding sequence GTGAGTGAAAGGCTATTTATCCGCCTGGGCACCAAGGCTCAGGACAGCTGTTCCTGGCTGATTTGGTCTGAGCAGGAACAGGAGATCATCGCCTCGGGAGAGCTGCCGGGTGCAGAGTCTCTCGCCAGTCTGACCGAAAGAGCGGGAAACCGACCGGTAGACATTCTTGTGCCCGCGTCCAGCATGACGCTTACCGAAATACACTTGCCGGAAAAAGGCCAGCGTCAGGCGCTCAAGGCGTTGCCATTCATGCTGGAAGAAAACATCGCCCAGGATGTGGATGACATGCACTTTGTGGTGGGCAGCCGCGATGGTGAGCGCCTGTCTGTGGCCGCGGTAGCCCATGAGCAGATGCAAACCTGGCTTGGCTGGCTCGCCGACGCGGGGTTAAAAGCGCGCAAGCTGGTGCCGGACTGTTTGGCTCTGCCACTGGAAAGCTGTGAATGGGCAGCCATGTTGATGGGGCAGGAGCTCTTGGTGCGCACCGGTAAAGGTTCGGGTCTTAACCTGCCACAGGACTGGTTGCCGGTGGCCTTGCCGATGATGCTTGCAGATAAAGCCGCAGCGCCCACGGTGGCCACCTACAACGACATGAACATTCCCGGCGCCGATGTCAGGCCGCAAACCCTCGACCTGCCCATGTTGGTGCTGGCCCGTGGCGTATTGCAGGCGCCAATGAATCTGCTGACCGGTAGCTATAAACCCAAGCGAGAGCTCAGCAAGCATTTGCTGCAGTGGAAGAATGCCCTGATTGTGGTGGCAGTGGCGCTCTTGTTGTCTTTGGTGGACAAGGGGCTGACCATCTATCAGGTGGGTAATCAGGCCGATGTGCTCAAGGCCGAAAGTGAGGCCATCTATCGTCAGGTTGTGCCCGGCTCCAGCCGTATCGTTAACCTGCGCTCTCAGTTGGATAACGAAGTACGCAAGTTGTCCGGCAGTGGCAGCGGCGCTGAGTTTTTCAGCATGCTGCAGCGTCTGAAAACCTCGTTTTCAGACGTGCCAGAGCTAAAACCCAATAGTCTCAGATTTGACAGTGCCCGCAGCGAAATCCGCATGCAGGTGACTGCGAAGGATTATGCCCAGATAGAAAAGTTCAAAGAGCTGGTGGGCAAAGATTTTGAATTGGAAGCCGGTGCCATGAACAGCAGTGACGAAGCCGTCACCAGCACCCTGACCCTGAGGAGTCGCTAA